A genomic window from Candidatus Methylacidiphilales bacterium includes:
- the argA gene encoding amino-acid N-acetyltransferase — translation MKQLIRASELRGILSYTSKFRDKTFVLNIDSEVIADLNFRNLMLDISVLRSLNIDIVVVHGASHQIRELAGKLKLTPSNVDGMGITDEPTLKLSILASNQITHEILESFSDADQRAAVTNAIIAHPSGILGGNDQGWTGRVERIDVPYLQSLLKQGIVPIVPPLGFDGEGRTFRVNSDGVALEVAKSLNAAKLMFLTTSNGVVGAGSLSAQFSVAEADDYIKKNKGTLPVELHSKLEHGLSACRSGVNRVHIIDGRKEEALLSEVFSNEGIGTMIYANEYEAIRRARKKDIRPLVRMINSSVQAEELVARDETDVASRINDFYVFEIDRNIVGCVALHRFPDDPKAAEMACVFVSNGHENQGIGRKLMHFADSKAREAGVERLFTLSTRAFNYFQQKGNFSEATPEMLPPERRLRYEQSGRNSKVLVKHLK, via the coding sequence GTGAAACAGTTGATTCGAGCATCCGAGTTGCGCGGGATTTTGTCCTATACTTCCAAGTTTCGGGACAAGACCTTCGTGTTGAATATCGATAGTGAAGTGATAGCGGACTTGAACTTCCGCAACCTCATGCTGGACATCAGCGTGCTGCGCTCGTTGAACATCGATATTGTGGTTGTGCATGGCGCCAGCCACCAGATCCGGGAGCTTGCCGGCAAGCTGAAGCTCACGCCCAGCAACGTCGATGGCATGGGGATCACCGATGAACCCACCTTGAAGCTGTCGATCCTGGCCTCGAACCAGATCACGCATGAAATTCTGGAAAGCTTCAGCGATGCAGACCAGCGCGCCGCCGTGACCAATGCCATTATCGCGCATCCCAGCGGGATACTCGGCGGCAACGACCAGGGCTGGACCGGGCGGGTCGAGCGAATTGACGTGCCGTATTTACAGAGTCTCCTCAAACAGGGAATCGTCCCGATTGTCCCGCCGCTCGGATTTGACGGCGAGGGGCGCACCTTTCGGGTTAACTCGGACGGCGTGGCTTTGGAAGTCGCCAAGAGCCTGAACGCGGCCAAATTGATGTTTCTGACCACGAGCAACGGCGTGGTTGGCGCGGGCAGCCTATCAGCCCAGTTCTCGGTGGCAGAGGCCGATGACTACATCAAAAAGAACAAGGGCACCCTGCCGGTTGAACTTCACTCCAAGCTGGAGCACGGCCTTTCCGCGTGCAGGAGCGGGGTGAACCGGGTTCACATCATCGATGGGCGCAAGGAAGAGGCGCTTTTGAGCGAGGTGTTTTCCAATGAAGGCATCGGCACGATGATTTATGCCAACGAGTACGAGGCCATCCGGCGCGCGCGCAAAAAGGACATTCGCCCCCTGGTTCGCATGATCAACAGTTCTGTCCAGGCGGAAGAACTAGTCGCGCGCGATGAAACCGACGTGGCGTCAAGGATCAATGATTTTTATGTGTTTGAAATCGACCGCAATATCGTGGGCTGCGTGGCCTTGCACCGGTTCCCGGACGATCCCAAGGCGGCGGAAATGGCGTGTGTGTTTGTTTCCAACGGCCATGAAAACCAGGGCATTGGCCGCAAGCTCATGCACTTTGCCGACAGCAAGGCCCGGGAAGCCGGCGTCGAACGGTTGTTTACCCTTTCCACGAGGGCGTTCAACTATTTTCAGCAAAAGGGCAATTTCAGCGAAGCGACACCCGAGATGCTCCCGCCCGAGCGGCGGCTCAGATACGAGCAGAGCGGACGGAACTCCAAGGTGCTGGTCAAGCATTTGAAGTGA
- the dusB gene encoding tRNA dihydrouridine synthase DusB produces MLKFKNLRLDSPLMLSPMAGYTNLPFRVAVRSLGGLSIATTDLVHARSILELNTKAMRMIAAASNDRPLGVQLFGTHKKELRDAAQFLEELGVDLIDINLGCPSDKVTRNGAGAALLQDEELTEDLVGAVVEAVSLPVTVKMRLGWDEGSINAHRIAPRLERMGVAAIAVHGRTKMQGYAGTVNLEGIRRVVQSVKTIPIIGNGDVHSHLDAARMIREIGCSGVMVGRAALSDPFFFHKTRRYLETGIEPEPTPLRQIVLFMHYHFSLMVKYFGEEDACHLFRKVAVGYSAHFSRKEEWRVQMQQIDTLAEYLEVVLRLSEDSWVEECRRPCLESGLLRAQLLPAPGSVEDLEIAGAEL; encoded by the coding sequence ATGTTGAAATTCAAAAATCTCAGATTGGATTCACCGCTGATGCTGTCGCCGATGGCCGGTTATACCAACCTGCCGTTCCGCGTTGCGGTGCGGAGTCTCGGCGGGTTGTCCATCGCGACCACGGACCTGGTGCATGCGCGGTCGATTCTGGAACTCAACACCAAAGCGATGCGGATGATCGCGGCGGCTTCCAATGACCGCCCCTTGGGTGTGCAACTTTTTGGCACCCACAAAAAGGAACTTCGCGATGCCGCACAATTTCTCGAGGAACTGGGCGTTGATCTGATCGACATCAATCTGGGGTGCCCATCCGACAAGGTCACCCGAAACGGCGCCGGCGCCGCGTTGTTGCAGGATGAGGAACTGACGGAAGATCTCGTGGGGGCGGTGGTGGAAGCGGTTTCGCTGCCTGTGACCGTCAAAATGCGGCTGGGCTGGGATGAGGGCAGCATCAACGCCCACCGGATCGCTCCAAGGTTGGAGCGCATGGGCGTGGCTGCCATCGCCGTTCATGGCCGGACCAAGATGCAAGGATATGCGGGCACGGTGAATCTGGAGGGGATCCGGCGCGTCGTACAATCCGTAAAAACAATTCCAATCATCGGCAATGGTGATGTTCATTCGCATCTGGATGCGGCCAGGATGATCCGCGAAATCGGCTGCTCCGGAGTGATGGTGGGGCGCGCGGCGTTGAGTGACCCGTTTTTCTTTCACAAGACCCGGCGGTACCTGGAAACCGGCATTGAGCCCGAGCCGACGCCCTTGCGCCAGATTGTACTGTTCATGCATTACCATTTTTCGTTGATGGTGAAATATTTCGGGGAGGAGGACGCCTGCCATCTGTTCCGGAAAGTGGCCGTGGGTTACAGCGCGCATTTTTCGCGAAAGGAAGAGTGGCGTGTTCAAATGCAGCAGATTGATACGCTTGCGGAATATTTGGAGGTTGTGCTGCGCCTGTCCGAGGACTCGTGGGTTGAGGAATGCCGCCGCCCCTGCCTGGAAAGCGGGCTTTTGCGGGCGCAGTTGCTTCCGGCCCCGGGGTCGGTGGAAGATTTGGAGATTGCGGGCGCGGAACTTTAA
- a CDS encoding AraC family transcriptional regulator translates to MPTSRTRRPVRQRARRAAPEPRYFSAQVSEAKRFFLDLNPASMGELAAVSGGCEHCQPDYSIKRSGFPFTTIEFVARGLGRLWLNGRIYDLTPGTVFVYGRNIPHQMQSDAQNPLVKYFVLFDGRSRRELMKECQLGHGRVLRVAHPEQIQQVFEDLIRHGRSDHPRRVRICTVALQYLMMKIGDDALPYGKTVGRAFATYQRCRQFIEEHYTEVRSLREVADACHLDLAYLCRLFQRFGRERPNRYLQHLRLNRAAELLQQSERAIKDVAAELGFSDPYNFSRAFHRNFGFPPGRIRQISRGASGRGRAGDSGNRHAAT, encoded by the coding sequence ATGCCGACATCCCGCACCCGCAGGCCGGTTCGACAGCGCGCCCGGCGTGCGGCCCCCGAACCGCGTTATTTCAGCGCCCAGGTCTCTGAAGCCAAACGTTTTTTCCTGGATTTGAACCCGGCTTCAATGGGAGAGCTGGCGGCAGTAAGCGGCGGTTGTGAACATTGTCAGCCCGATTACAGCATCAAACGCAGCGGCTTTCCGTTCACAACGATCGAGTTTGTTGCCCGTGGCTTGGGCCGCCTGTGGTTGAATGGCCGGATTTACGATCTCACACCGGGTACTGTCTTTGTGTATGGACGCAACATCCCGCACCAGATGCAGTCGGATGCGCAAAATCCGCTGGTGAAATATTTCGTCCTATTTGACGGTCGTTCGCGTCGTGAATTGATGAAGGAATGCCAACTGGGCCACGGGCGTGTGCTTCGGGTGGCGCACCCGGAGCAAATCCAGCAGGTGTTCGAGGACTTGATCCGGCATGGCCGCAGCGACCATCCGCGGCGCGTCCGGATTTGCACAGTGGCTCTGCAATATTTGATGATGAAAATCGGCGACGACGCCCTGCCGTACGGCAAAACAGTGGGCCGGGCTTTTGCCACATACCAGCGTTGCCGTCAATTTATCGAGGAACATTACACCGAGGTCCGCAGTTTGCGCGAGGTGGCTGACGCCTGCCATCTGGATCTGGCCTATCTATGCCGCTTGTTTCAGCGTTTCGGACGGGAACGCCCCAATCGTTATCTTCAACACCTGCGTTTGAACCGGGCCGCCGAACTGCTGCAGCAATCGGAGCGCGCGATAAAGGACGTGGCCGCGGAATTGGGGTTCAGCGACCCCTACAATTTTTCACGCGCTTTCCATCGCAACTTCGGATTTCCACCGGGCCGCATCCGGCAAATCTCAAGGGGTGCCTCCGGGCGGGGACGGGCTGGGGATTCCGGGAATCGACATGCCGCCACATGA
- a CDS encoding L-fucose isomerase, protein MKNLWIGSFPKIGIRPTIDGRRKGVRESLENQVMAMAKNAAKFLSAHLHYPDGKPVQCVIADSCIGGVAEAAACAEKFQREGVGLSLTVTPCWCYGSETMDMDPLIPKAIWGFNGTERPGAVYLAAVLAGHNQKGLPAFGIYGRDVQDGGDSEIPADVQEKLLRFARAGLAVAIMRGKSYLSLGGVSMGIAGSIVEQSFFEGYLGMRVECVDMSEFTRRIEEKIYDEHEFKKAHAWTRANCKEGRDWNPQKLRRNAADKDREWETVVKMTMIARDLMVGNPRLAELGFGEEALGHNAIAAGFQGQRHWTDHYPNGDFMEAILNSSFDWNGTRPPFIMATENDCLNGTCMLLGYLLTNTPQIFADVRTYWSPTSVKRVTGTKLSGMAANGLLHLINSGPAPLDGSGQQSRNGKPALKPFWEISQAEVEKCLKATSWPPAVYEYFRGGGFSSCFLTRGGMPVTMCRISLAKGLGPALQIAEGWSVDLPPKVHRKLDERTNPSWPTTWFAPNLTGQGAFRDVYTVMNNWSANHGSISYGHVGADLISLASMLRIPVAMHNVAEEKIFRPSTWTLFGAMGLQDSDYRACANFGPLYQ, encoded by the coding sequence ATGAAAAACCTCTGGATCGGTTCATTCCCAAAAATCGGCATCCGCCCGACAATTGACGGGCGGCGCAAGGGCGTCCGCGAATCGCTCGAAAACCAGGTCATGGCGATGGCGAAAAACGCCGCCAAATTTTTGTCCGCCCATTTGCATTATCCGGACGGCAAGCCCGTCCAATGCGTCATCGCCGATTCCTGCATCGGCGGAGTGGCCGAGGCCGCCGCTTGCGCGGAAAAGTTCCAGCGCGAGGGCGTCGGATTGTCGCTCACCGTCACGCCCTGCTGGTGTTACGGCAGCGAAACAATGGACATGGACCCTCTCATCCCCAAAGCGATCTGGGGTTTTAACGGCACGGAACGACCCGGCGCCGTTTACCTGGCAGCGGTGCTTGCAGGGCACAATCAAAAAGGCCTGCCCGCCTTCGGGATTTATGGACGCGATGTCCAGGACGGCGGCGATTCGGAAATCCCCGCCGATGTTCAGGAAAAACTTTTGAGGTTCGCTCGCGCCGGTCTTGCCGTTGCCATTATGCGCGGCAAAAGCTATTTGTCGCTCGGCGGCGTTTCCATGGGCATTGCCGGTTCGATTGTCGAACAATCCTTTTTTGAAGGCTACCTCGGAATGCGCGTCGAGTGTGTGGACATGAGCGAATTCACCCGCCGCATTGAGGAGAAAATCTACGACGAGCACGAATTCAAAAAGGCCCATGCCTGGACACGCGCAAATTGCAAGGAAGGCAGGGATTGGAATCCGCAAAAATTGCGGCGCAACGCCGCCGACAAGGACAGGGAATGGGAAACCGTTGTAAAAATGACAATGATCGCGCGCGACCTGATGGTCGGCAACCCGCGCCTTGCGGAACTCGGTTTTGGCGAGGAAGCGCTCGGGCATAACGCCATCGCCGCAGGCTTCCAAGGCCAGAGGCATTGGACGGACCATTATCCCAATGGCGATTTCATGGAGGCGATCCTCAACTCGTCGTTCGACTGGAACGGCACGCGCCCGCCGTTCATCATGGCCACCGAAAACGACTGTCTTAACGGGACATGCATGCTCCTCGGGTATTTGCTGACAAACACCCCGCAAATCTTCGCCGATGTGCGTACCTATTGGAGCCCCACATCCGTCAAGCGCGTCACCGGAACAAAACTGTCCGGCATGGCGGCCAACGGTCTCTTGCACCTCATCAACTCCGGTCCAGCCCCGCTCGACGGCAGCGGACAACAAAGCCGCAATGGCAAACCGGCACTCAAGCCGTTCTGGGAAATCAGCCAGGCCGAAGTCGAAAAATGCCTGAAGGCGACGAGCTGGCCACCGGCAGTTTATGAATATTTCCGCGGCGGCGGCTTTTCGTCATGCTTCCTTACGCGCGGCGGGATGCCGGTCACGATGTGCCGCATCAGCCTGGCCAAGGGCCTCGGACCGGCGCTGCAAATCGCCGAAGGCTGGTCGGTGGATCTGCCGCCGAAGGTGCATCGGAAGCTTGATGAACGCACCAATCCCTCCTGGCCGACCACCTGGTTCGCTCCGAACCTGACAGGCCAGGGCGCCTTCCGCGATGTCTATACGGTGATGAACAACTGGAGCGCCAACCACGGCTCGATCAGCTATGGCCATGTCGGCGCGGATTTGATTTCGCTCGCCTCGATGCTGCGGATTCCCGTTGCCATGCATAATGTGGCGGAGGAAAAAATCTTCCGGCCAAGTACGTGGACTTTATTCGGCGCGATGGGACTGCAGGACTCCGATTACAGGGCTTGCGCCAACTTTGGGCCCTTGTATCAATAG
- a CDS encoding class II aldolase/adducin family protein, producing the protein MNDHSQKLAALLKLSHELGNPQHPLAILGEGNTSVRLDAKSFLVKASGSNLGRLKKTDVVQCKTGPLLALLDSSGLSDAEVDGSLMNSRADSKAKKPSVEALFHAWLLTLPGIEFVGHTHAPAVNGILCSPRAKEFAEKRIYPDEIVCCDVESVFVPYTDPGLILAQAIRQETSYFIQKYQRPPRVILLQNHGIITLGRTPESVLASMCMAEKTAAIWLDAAALGGPVFLSAEQVARISGRPDEALRRKALKI; encoded by the coding sequence ATGAATGACCATTCCCAAAAGCTGGCTGCCTTGCTCAAACTCTCACACGAGCTCGGCAATCCCCAACATCCCCTCGCCATCCTCGGCGAAGGCAACACCTCAGTCCGGCTGGATGCCAAATCCTTCCTGGTAAAAGCCAGCGGCAGCAATCTGGGCCGGTTAAAAAAAACCGATGTCGTACAGTGCAAAACCGGCCCCCTGCTTGCGCTGCTCGACAGCAGCGGGCTTTCCGACGCCGAGGTGGACGGTTCGCTGATGAACTCCCGCGCGGACTCCAAGGCAAAAAAACCCTCGGTGGAGGCCCTGTTTCACGCATGGCTATTGACACTGCCCGGCATTGAATTTGTCGGCCACACGCACGCGCCCGCAGTCAACGGAATCCTCTGCTCGCCGCGCGCAAAGGAATTTGCGGAAAAGCGGATCTATCCGGATGAAATCGTCTGCTGCGACGTGGAATCGGTCTTTGTGCCTTACACCGATCCCGGTTTGATTCTGGCGCAGGCAATTCGTCAGGAAACCTCCTACTTTATCCAAAAATATCAACGCCCGCCCCGTGTCATTCTGCTGCAAAACCATGGCATCATCACACTGGGCAGGACACCGGAATCGGTTTTGGCCTCGATGTGCATGGCGGAAAAAACCGCAGCCATCTGGCTGGACGCGGCGGCGCTCGGCGGACCGGTATTCTTATCAGCGGAACAAGTGGCGCGCATTTCGGGGCGGCCCGACGAGGCCCTGCGACGCAAGGCCTTGAAAATATGA
- a CDS encoding rhamnulokinase has protein sequence MAQHVYLGIDLGAESGRVCAGIWNGKTIRLVEIHRFPNGAVPLGGSIRWDILRLWSEIQNGLALAGKKFGKQIVSVGADTWGVDFVLLNKQEEILGQPYHYRDARTLGALERTFQKVPRSEIFAQTGLQFMEINSLYQLLAWKEHSPEILDAAETLLFMPDFFHWALCGAKKAEFTIASTSQFVHPLHRNWSLPLLKQLGLPTHFLPEIVPPGTVLGTIRESLAGRTGLAGVKVVAPPSHDTASAVAGIPTANTGRMDWAYISSGTWSLMGVETANAVLSQRALDLNMTNEGGADNTYRLLKNIMGLWLLQQCKRSFDATGRKIDYTQLAQMASRATPFRSIVNPNDTRFINPPNMPKAIQEFCRETNQPVPKTKGELACCAYESLALKYRETLHSLEELTGAQIEVIHIVGGGSQSKYLNQSTADACRRPVLAGPVEATVMGNLLTQMRADGEVGSLSEMREVSRKSSVVQHFKPRKNAAWDDAAERFAAFPKHL, from the coding sequence ATGGCACAACACGTTTATTTGGGAATTGATTTGGGCGCTGAAAGCGGACGCGTCTGCGCGGGCATATGGAATGGAAAAACCATCCGGCTGGTGGAAATTCACCGCTTCCCAAACGGCGCCGTGCCGCTTGGCGGCAGCATCCGCTGGGATATCCTGCGCCTATGGTCGGAAATTCAAAACGGCCTGGCGCTCGCCGGGAAAAAATTCGGCAAACAGATTGTCTCCGTGGGCGCCGACACCTGGGGCGTTGATTTTGTGCTGCTGAACAAACAGGAGGAAATCCTGGGCCAACCCTACCATTATCGCGACGCACGGACCCTCGGCGCTTTGGAACGGACATTTCAAAAAGTACCCCGCTCCGAAATCTTCGCGCAAACCGGTTTGCAGTTCATGGAAATCAACTCGCTTTACCAATTGCTCGCATGGAAGGAGCATTCGCCGGAAATTCTCGATGCGGCGGAAACATTGCTGTTCATGCCGGACTTTTTCCACTGGGCGCTCTGCGGCGCGAAAAAGGCCGAGTTTACAATCGCCTCGACGTCGCAATTTGTACATCCCCTCCACCGGAATTGGTCCCTGCCTCTGCTCAAACAGCTCGGCCTGCCCACTCACTTTCTGCCGGAAATTGTCCCGCCCGGCACCGTGCTCGGAACCATACGAGAATCGCTTGCCGGACGCACCGGACTGGCGGGCGTAAAAGTTGTCGCTCCACCCTCACATGACACCGCCTCAGCCGTGGCAGGCATACCGACGGCAAACACCGGCCGGATGGATTGGGCTTACATCAGCTCCGGCACCTGGTCGCTGATGGGCGTCGAAACGGCAAATGCCGTGCTGTCGCAGCGTGCGCTGGATCTAAACATGACCAACGAAGGCGGGGCGGACAACACCTATCGTCTGTTGAAAAACATCATGGGCCTGTGGCTGCTGCAGCAGTGCAAACGCTCCTTTGACGCCACCGGCAGAAAAATCGATTATACCCAGCTCGCGCAAATGGCATCGAGGGCCACGCCGTTCCGTTCCATTGTCAATCCGAACGATACGCGTTTTATCAACCCGCCCAACATGCCCAAAGCCATCCAGGAATTCTGCCGCGAAACCAACCAGCCGGTTCCGAAGACCAAAGGCGAACTGGCGTGCTGCGCGTATGAAAGCCTGGCGCTCAAATATCGCGAAACGCTTCATTCGCTCGAGGAATTGACCGGGGCGCAAATCGAAGTCATCCACATCGTGGGTGGCGGCTCGCAAAGCAAATACCTGAACCAATCCACCGCGGATGCCTGCCGCCGCCCGGTGCTTGCAGGTCCGGTTGAAGCCACTGTCATGGGCAACCTCCTCACGCAAATGCGCGCAGATGGCGAAGTCGGATCGCTGTCCGAAATGCGCGAGGTCAGCCGCAAATCCAGCGTTGTGCAACACTTTAAGCCGCGCAAGAATGCGGCCTGGGATGACGCAGCGGAACGTTTTGCGGCATTTCCAAAGCATCTTTGA